The genomic segment CAAGCATTTTGCTTTGGCAGGATTACTGGCCACCAAGGAGCAAGCCAGCCGCCGAGGTAGCTAACGCTACACCGCGACGCTACTCCAGACCGGTCGTTGCGTCACCAAAGCATAGACTGACCGCTCAGGGTCGACACCGGTAATCGGATCGTTGCCGCACTGAACAGCGCCCCGTTCCAGGTCGCCTCCATTTATGCGGCTGAACCGAGGGAGAGCAGCTTTACGCCGTCTGGCCGCAGTTCGCCCTTGGGCGACACGTGCCGGTAGAGCGTCTGCCGGGTAATCCCGAGTTCTTCGCAGAGATCGCCCACCTTGGTTTCCGGTTGCCCCATGCTGGCCATCGCCAGGCGTAGCTTGGCGGCGGTCATCTTGAAGGGGCGCCCCCCTTTCCTGCCGCGAGCGCGCGCCGAGATAAGTCCAGCGACTGTTCGCTCGGAAATCAACTCACGCTCGAACTCGGCCAGCGCGGCAAAAATACCGAACACAAGCTTGCCGGCGGCAGTCGTCGTGTCGACCGCCGCACCGTGACCGGTCAGGACCTTCAGGCCCACGCTACGCGCAGTTAGGTCGTGCACGGTGTTGATCAGGTGGCGCAGATCACGGCCAAGCCGATCGAGCTTCCACACGATCAGCGTGTCCCCTTCACGAAGCGCCTTCAGGCAAGCAGCCAACCCTGGGCGATCATCGCGCCTGCCCGAGGCCAGATCCTCGTAAAGGTGCGCAAGGCTCACACCAGCGGCGATGAGCGCATCGCGTTGCAAATTGGTGGACTGGGATCCGTCCGCCTTCGATACCCGCATGTAGCCGATCAGCACCTTTTCACCCGTCACGTATACGTTCGATTATGTGACAGTGTGAGCCAGAAAGCTCTGGCCGTCAAAATTTGTCACTTAACCCGTAATTTTGTCTAAGACATGCAAAGGGTTCATCAGGCTCATAATGTGACAGAAATTCCGGAGGGATGCCTTCCTCCGCGAAGGTGGCGCGCAACTGTTCCAAGGAAGCCGGGTCGCGCCGACCATAGGAAGCCAACGCGAACAGCGAGCGTGCCGTCTCGGGGTTGTGCCGCGCTTCAATGATGGCCTCGTCGATGGCCTGGACTGCACGCTGCCAGTGATTGATGGGTTCTGGCTTCGGCGCTTTCGTCGGTAGGCCGCTGGTGAACCCGGTTTGGGGCTCGGACCAGAATAGCTTTGCCTGCTCGCCTGGCGGGCTTATGTCCCTCACCTCAATCAAGTTGATTGCCGTTGCCGCCGCCTCCAGCATCTGCAATCGTACTGCCGGGTTCAGGGTTTCATACGGTCGCCACAGACTTTGCCCAGCACGCAGCGGATGCCCGCAGCTTTCCCAGACTTGGCGGAGATACCCCGCGCAGGTTCCACACGCGGAAAGTGGGGTGTTCAGCTCATCGAGCAGCGTGCGTAGCAGCCGAAACCACAATCCGGCGTGGATGCGCCGGCGCGGCAGCTCCACATACCCCATGGTCAGCGCCTGCCAGGTGCGCCGGTCCATCGCCGCAATCGGGTCGCTGGCGGTGCGTGGGGCGGCATCGGCATTCTCCCAGCCGAGAAAACGCCCTGGCACGCCCCAATAGGATTCCAGCCAGCAGCCATGCAGCGGGCAGCTCAGCATCAGGGGCAGCTTCCACACGAGCAGTACGGCTTGGTTCTCCGGATCGTTCAGGCAGAGCGGACAGGCGCGGTGTATCGGCTGGCTGGGGAGCCAGGCACGCCAGCTCGTGATGGATCGCGTCTTACGGCGGAGTCTTGGCAGCAGCACCGAGAGCTGAAACGCATAGGTTTCCAATGCGTCTGGAATCTGATCATCAAGGCTGTCCAGTAGCCAAGGCACCCAGCCGGCGAAGCTCATACTGCGCAGCCGGTCCAGCTCGATGCCGCTCCGTTGGGAAAGCATCGCCAGCAGCGAGAGTGGTGGCACGGTGTCTAGGTCATCGACGTGGCCGTGACCAAGATCGTGCTCCAGTAGGTCGGGCACCTCCATGTGATAGCAAAGGGCCACGCGGTTGAGCCATGAGGACAGCGCCTCGCCTTCTTTCGGGGCGGGATGCAGCGGCCAGCGTGGTGCCGGCTTCACATCAATTCCCGCTCGAACTGGCGTCGCCGCTCGCTGGGGCCGGTGTAATCGGCCATGCTGAGCGTGCGGTGGTTGATCGCTTCCTCGCCGCTCTCCACGGCGGCAATGGCCGCCGCCATCAGCAGGTGCGCCAGCTCGCCGATGGTGCCCTCGCTGCGCGCGAGCAGGTAACGGGCCATGTCCGCCGTGGCAATCGGCGAGGATCGCCGCAGCGGGAGCGAGGCGGCGAAGCTGGCCAGCAGCGAACAGCAATCGTCGTTGTCCTCCCACACCGGCAGCATCATCGGCTCGAAGCGGTTTTCCAACTGGTCATCCGAACGGATCGCCAGGTAGGCGTCGCGCGTGCCGACCCCGACCAGCGGGATGCGCAACTCGTTGCCGAGGAAACGCAGCAGGTTGAGAAATTCCCGACGGTTGACGCTGTTGCCGGCCAGGACGTTGTGCAGCTCGTCGATGACCAGCATGCGCACCCCGACCTTGCGAAGCAGTGCCAGCGCCAGTTGCTCCATTTCCGGCAACCGTGGGCGCGGACGCAGTGGCGCACCCATCGCGGCGAGCAGCGCGACATAGAAGCGCATCACCGACGGTTCGGACGGCATCTGCACGACCAGCACCGGGATGTGTTCCTGGTCGGCGTCAGAACTGGCCGGATGCGTGCGCCGGAACTTTTCGATGATCATCGACTTGCCGTTGTTGGTCGGGCCAACCAGCAGCAAGTTGGGCATGCGTTGTTTGTTCGGCCACGCATACAGCGTTTCCAGCCTGTTCAACGCTTCGACCGCGCGGGGGTAGCCAATCCAGCGGTCGGCGCGGATACGCTGCACGCGCTCGTCCGCTGGCAGACGGGCCAGACCCTGCGCCGCCGGCAGCAGGTGAGACAGGTCGATAATGGGATATTCGTCCACGGCTACCACTCCTCGATCTGGTCGAACGGTTTGGCCGGCGGCAGGTTGTCGGCCTGCGGGTCGGTAATGTCCGTTCCCGGCGGAACGGGCTTGTCCGGCCGAGCGGATGCTTTGAGGTGTTGCCGACGATCCGCGTCACGCCGAGCCTTGCGTGTGGCCTTCTGCGCGGTGGTCACGATCTCGCGCATCTGGCCGATCATGCGGAACAGCACCGACTCATCCACCTGTTCGCGCCCTTGCTGCCGCAATTTCGCCAATGCTTGGCGTTGCTCCCAGAGGGTGACAGCCGGGTGCGACAAGGTACGGTAGGGGATTTCCAGGTAGTGCTGACCCTCCGGTTCCAGCACCCAGATACGGCTGATGTCGCGCGGGTCGCGCCGGATCAGGAAAGAGGGCTGGCGGTCGCGCCGTGCGATCCAAGGTTTGAGCGCGTCGGCGTAGTAGTGGATGTGGTCGATGACGAAGCCGGTGCGGGTCAGCGTGCGGCGGAGGATGGGCAGAAAATCGACCAGGAAAGCCGTGGCGCGGGTAACGACTGCTGGCACACCGATGCGCGCCACAGCCTCGGCCCAGCGCGCGGCCGGCGGCTGAAGCAGGCCGTTGTGCACGGAGCCGTGATAGGTGCCGACTGCCAGTGCGAGCCAGCGCTCCAGCTCGCGCAGTGTCAGGGCGGCCATCTTCTCGGAGTCGTACTCCCCGCGTTGGTCGGGATTGGAGAAGGTCGTTCCAGGCAGTTCGTCGTGGATCA from the Accumulibacter sp. genome contains:
- a CDS encoding recombinase family protein; translation: MLIGYMRVSKADGSQSTNLQRDALIAAGVSLAHLYEDLASGRRDDRPGLAACLKALREGDTLIVWKLDRLGRDLRHLINTVHDLTARSVGLKVLTGHGAAVDTTTAAGKLVFGIFAALAEFERELISERTVAGLISARARGRKGGRPFKMTAAKLRLAMASMGQPETKVGDLCEELGITRQTLYRHVSPKGELRPDGVKLLSLGSAA
- a CDS encoding TniQ family protein, coding for MKPAPRWPLHPAPKEGEALSSWLNRVALCYHMEVPDLLEHDLGHGHVDDLDTVPPLSLLAMLSQRSGIELDRLRSMSFAGWVPWLLDSLDDQIPDALETYAFQLSVLLPRLRRKTRSITSWRAWLPSQPIHRACPLCLNDPENQAVLLVWKLPLMLSCPLHGCWLESYWGVPGRFLGWENADAAPRTASDPIAAMDRRTWQALTMGYVELPRRRIHAGLWFRLLRTLLDELNTPLSACGTCAGYLRQVWESCGHPLRAGQSLWRPYETLNPAVRLQMLEAAATAINLIEVRDISPPGEQAKLFWSEPQTGFTSGLPTKAPKPEPINHWQRAVQAIDEAIIEARHNPETARSLFALASYGRRDPASLEQLRATFAEEGIPPEFLSHYEPDEPFACLRQNYGLSDKF
- a CDS encoding TniB family NTP-binding protein, which translates into the protein MDEYPIIDLSHLLPAAQGLARLPADERVQRIRADRWIGYPRAVEALNRLETLYAWPNKQRMPNLLLVGPTNNGKSMIIEKFRRTHPASSDADQEHIPVLVVQMPSEPSVMRFYVALLAAMGAPLRPRPRLPEMEQLALALLRKVGVRMLVIDELHNVLAGNSVNRREFLNLLRFLGNELRIPLVGVGTRDAYLAIRSDDQLENRFEPMMLPVWEDNDDCCSLLASFAASLPLRRSSPIATADMARYLLARSEGTIGELAHLLMAAAIAAVESGEEAINHRTLSMADYTGPSERRRQFERELM